One region of Anaeromyxobacter paludicola genomic DNA includes:
- a CDS encoding Ig-like domain-containing protein, with translation MTVARRLTLATVSSWLVALTALTLAGCGSKSSPGQACTGAGCSAPTVASITLSPASATQPAGVAQAYTALARFSDGSTADVSSTATWSSSDEGVASIVTAGSARGIKAGAVRVIATLQGVSGQAQLVVAEPVVTQLAVSCAPARLAAGTSSSCGALATLSNGSRVNVTSLSSWISNVPSVATISGGTLRAVAAGTTTVQASYRGRTSTTNVTVTDAALTGLSIAPVGPLSMPTGFQQPLVLSGAFSDGSVQDVTGVAGWSSTAPAVVGVDQGLLTAVAPGAATVTAAVAGKTAAVDVTVTAAAATQLSLSCPTQPIAKGTTGACAAVLLFTDGSKLDVTTSAGWSSSDPAVAAVAAGAVTGKSVGAATIHVAAAGLEASAPVTVSEAILVAVSVEPELQTVPAGVDVAYTATGVFSDQSKQDLTAQATWTTGDPDVASISPAGLLTAVAAGSTSVTASVGTVSGATSLTVIAATLQSLDVFASEVTLAKGTTVTLQAQGTFSDGSTQDVTAQVAWSSGPAVTVAVVNGVAVATGAAVGSADVTASLGGASDFVTLTVTSASLVSIAVTPSPISIPVGIQQPLVATGTFTDGSTQDLTQQAAWSSSDAALAAVSNAAGSEGVVTGLAQGSATVTATALGLSGSVAVTVSPAVIRSLAISPAAVSVAAGYQLQLRATAGFSDGSTRDVTTQAAWSSSNTAVAVVATSGASAGLLSGVAPGTATVTASYGGKAATAPVTVGSARLVSYAVTPNPFSVAVRGKLQLRAVGTFSDGSTGDITRQCVWSSSAKSIAWVSKSGVVTGVKAGNVTVTAKKSGARQQASGTVR, from the coding sequence ATGACAGTCGCGCGACGCCTCACCCTGGCAACCGTCTCCTCGTGGCTCGTCGCGCTGACGGCGCTCACCCTGGCAGGGTGCGGCAGCAAGTCGAGCCCCGGCCAGGCCTGCACCGGCGCCGGCTGCAGCGCCCCCACCGTCGCCTCGATCACGCTCTCGCCCGCGAGCGCCACGCAGCCGGCCGGCGTGGCGCAGGCCTACACCGCGCTCGCCCGCTTCAGCGACGGCAGCACCGCCGACGTCTCGAGCACCGCCACCTGGAGCTCCTCGGACGAGGGCGTCGCGTCCATCGTCACCGCCGGCAGCGCGCGCGGCATCAAGGCCGGCGCGGTGCGGGTGATCGCCACGCTGCAGGGCGTCTCCGGCCAGGCGCAGCTCGTGGTCGCCGAGCCGGTCGTGACCCAGCTCGCCGTCTCCTGCGCCCCGGCGCGCCTCGCCGCCGGGACCAGCTCGAGCTGCGGCGCGCTCGCCACCCTCAGCAACGGCTCCCGGGTGAACGTGACCAGCCTCTCGAGCTGGATCTCGAACGTGCCCAGCGTGGCCACGATCTCGGGCGGCACCCTCCGGGCGGTCGCGGCCGGCACCACCACCGTGCAGGCGAGCTATCGCGGCCGGACCAGCACCACCAACGTCACCGTGACCGACGCCGCGCTGACCGGGCTCTCGATCGCCCCGGTCGGCCCGCTCTCGATGCCGACGGGCTTCCAGCAGCCGCTGGTGCTGTCCGGCGCCTTCTCCGACGGCAGCGTCCAGGACGTCACCGGCGTCGCCGGGTGGAGCTCCACCGCGCCGGCGGTGGTGGGCGTGGACCAGGGCCTCCTCACCGCCGTCGCGCCGGGCGCGGCCACCGTCACCGCCGCCGTGGCCGGGAAGACCGCCGCCGTGGACGTGACCGTCACCGCCGCGGCCGCCACCCAGCTCTCGCTCTCCTGCCCGACGCAGCCCATCGCCAAGGGGACCACCGGCGCCTGCGCCGCCGTGCTCCTCTTCACCGACGGCTCGAAGCTCGACGTGACCACCTCGGCCGGCTGGAGCTCCTCCGATCCGGCGGTGGCGGCCGTCGCCGCCGGCGCGGTCACCGGCAAGTCGGTGGGCGCGGCCACCATCCACGTCGCCGCCGCCGGGCTCGAGGCCAGCGCGCCCGTGACCGTCAGCGAGGCGATCCTGGTGGCGGTCTCGGTCGAGCCGGAGCTGCAGACCGTCCCGGCCGGCGTGGACGTGGCCTACACGGCCACGGGCGTCTTCTCCGACCAGAGCAAGCAGGACCTCACCGCGCAGGCCACCTGGACCACCGGCGATCCCGACGTCGCCTCGATCTCGCCGGCGGGCCTCCTGACCGCCGTCGCCGCGGGCAGCACCAGCGTCACCGCCTCGGTCGGGACCGTCTCCGGGGCCACCTCCCTCACCGTGATCGCCGCCACGCTGCAGAGCCTCGACGTGTTCGCGAGCGAGGTCACCCTCGCGAAGGGCACGACGGTGACGCTGCAGGCCCAGGGCACCTTCTCCGACGGGAGCACGCAGGACGTGACGGCGCAGGTGGCCTGGTCCTCCGGCCCGGCGGTGACGGTGGCGGTGGTGAACGGCGTGGCCGTGGCGACCGGGGCGGCGGTGGGCAGCGCCGACGTGACCGCGTCGCTCGGCGGGGCGTCGGACTTCGTCACCCTCACGGTGACCTCGGCCTCCCTGGTCTCCATCGCGGTGACGCCGAGCCCGATCTCGATCCCGGTCGGCATCCAGCAGCCGCTCGTCGCGACCGGCACCTTCACCGACGGGAGCACGCAGGACCTCACGCAGCAGGCCGCCTGGAGCAGCTCCGACGCGGCGCTCGCCGCGGTGTCGAACGCGGCCGGCTCCGAGGGCGTGGTCACCGGCCTGGCGCAGGGGAGCGCCACCGTCACCGCGACGGCGCTGGGCCTCTCCGGCTCGGTCGCGGTCACCGTCTCCCCGGCGGTGATCCGGTCGCTCGCGATCTCGCCGGCCGCGGTGAGCGTGGCGGCGGGCTACCAGCTGCAGCTGCGCGCCACCGCCGGGTTCAGCGACGGCTCGACCCGCGACGTCACCACGCAGGCGGCCTGGTCGAGCTCCAACACGGCGGTGGCGGTGGTCGCCACCTCCGGCGCCTCGGCCGGGCTCCTCAGCGGCGTGGCCCCCGGGACCGCCACCGTGACCGCGTCGTACGGCGGCAAGGCCGCCACCGCCCCGGTGACCGTCGGCAGCGCCCGGCTGGTGAGCTACGCCGTGACCCCGAACCCGTTCTCGGTGGCGGTGAGGGGGAAGCTGCAGCTCCGGGCCGTCGGCACCTTCTCCGACGGGAGCACGGGCGACATCACGCGCCAGTGCGTCTGGTCGAGCTCGGCCAAGTCGATCGCCTGGGTCTCGAAGAGCGGCGTGGTGACCGGCGTGAAGGCGGGCAACGTGACCGTCACCGCCAAGAAGAGCGGCGCCCGCCAGCAGGCGTCCGGGACCGTCCGGTAG
- a CDS encoding pyridoxamine 5'-phosphate oxidase family protein, translated as MRREIFRMPLDRALALLRRAPLVHLASTTADGAPVLRALDAAVLDDAIAFHGSPAGEKTGCVGRPAVVSAEELVAHLPSYFSDPERACPATTLYRSVQVHGTLRAVEDPARKAAALEALMRRWQPEGGYRPIDPTTPMYRQAVAGVLVLEVRFEAVDGKEKLLQNRRPEELRAIVARLRERQAPGDAAAVAAIVEANPAAF; from the coding sequence ATGCGACGAGAGATCTTCCGGATGCCGCTCGACCGCGCGCTGGCGCTGCTGCGCCGCGCGCCCCTGGTGCACCTCGCCTCGACCACGGCGGACGGCGCGCCGGTGCTCCGGGCGCTCGACGCCGCCGTGCTCGACGACGCCATCGCGTTCCACGGCTCGCCCGCCGGGGAGAAGACCGGCTGCGTCGGCCGCCCCGCGGTCGTCTCGGCGGAGGAGCTCGTCGCCCACCTCCCGAGCTACTTCAGCGATCCGGAGCGCGCCTGCCCCGCCACGACGCTCTACCGGAGCGTGCAGGTCCACGGGACGCTCCGGGCGGTCGAGGACCCGGCGCGGAAGGCCGCCGCCCTCGAGGCGCTCATGCGCCGCTGGCAGCCCGAGGGCGGCTACCGCCCCATCGACCCGACCACGCCGATGTACCGCCAGGCGGTCGCGGGGGTGCTGGTCCTCGAGGTGCGGTTCGAGGCGGTGGACGGGAAGGAGAAGCTCCTCCAGAACCGGCGACCCGAGGAGCTCCGGGCGATCGTGGCCCGGCTGCGGGAGCGCCAGGCGCCGGGCGACGCCGCCGCCGTCGCGGCCATCGTCGAGGCGAACCCGGCCGCGTTCTGA
- a CDS encoding YceI family protein encodes MKKTLAAAALLAAPLLALAAPEPWSIDASHSTTSFSVKHLVVSRVRGEFGKTSGTIALDPADPARSKVEATIDATTVNTREPKRDEHLKSADFLDVAKYPSITFRSTKVAAKGKDHLAVTGELTLHGVTRPVTLDVTASPEVKGMYGETRRAYTATARIERKDFGLTWNKAIEAGPVIGDQVDISIDVEAVKDVPKTAAR; translated from the coding sequence ATGAAGAAGACCCTCGCCGCCGCGGCCCTCCTCGCCGCCCCCCTCCTCGCCCTCGCCGCCCCGGAGCCGTGGAGCATCGACGCCTCCCACAGCACCACCTCCTTCAGCGTGAAGCACCTCGTCGTCTCCCGCGTCCGCGGCGAGTTCGGCAAGACCAGCGGGACCATCGCGCTCGACCCGGCCGACCCGGCCCGCTCCAAGGTGGAGGCGACCATCGACGCCACCACCGTGAACACCCGCGAGCCCAAGCGCGACGAGCACCTCAAGTCGGCCGACTTCCTCGACGTGGCGAAGTACCCGAGCATCACCTTCCGGTCCACCAAGGTCGCCGCGAAGGGGAAGGACCACCTGGCGGTGACCGGCGAGCTCACCCTCCACGGCGTCACCCGGCCGGTGACCCTCGACGTGACCGCGAGCCCCGAGGTGAAGGGGATGTACGGCGAGACCCGCCGCGCCTATACCGCCACCGCCCGGATCGAGCGCAAGGACTTCGGCCTCACCTGGAACAAGGCCATCGAGGCCGGCCCGGTGATCGGCGACCAGGTGGACATCTCCATCGACGTCGAGGCGGTGAAGGACGTCCCCAAGACGGCCGCCCGGTAG
- a CDS encoding YebC/PmpR family DNA-binding transcriptional regulator: MGRIFETRKATMFARWNKMAKAFTRISKEIAIAVKAGGPNPDNNPALRRALQNARGANMPKDKVEGAIKRASGQDQKAYEQVLYEGYGPHGAALVVETATDNVVRTVANVRMHFKNHGGNLGNSGSVAFQFQRMGVFRLAPEGIDQEALELELIDHGLEEMGEGTGEKGEKQLVIRCAFTSFGQLQAALEERKLPVVSAESEYVPQTPVQLPDDQAAEVLELVDALEQDEDVQKVSHNLA, from the coding sequence ATGGGACGCATCTTCGAGACACGCAAGGCCACCATGTTCGCCAGGTGGAACAAGATGGCGAAGGCGTTCACCCGGATCAGCAAGGAGATCGCCATCGCCGTGAAGGCGGGCGGTCCCAACCCGGACAACAACCCGGCGCTGCGGCGCGCGCTCCAGAACGCGCGCGGCGCCAACATGCCGAAGGACAAGGTCGAGGGCGCCATCAAGCGCGCCAGCGGCCAGGACCAGAAGGCGTACGAGCAGGTGCTCTACGAGGGCTACGGCCCGCACGGCGCCGCGCTGGTGGTCGAGACCGCGACCGACAACGTGGTCCGCACCGTCGCCAACGTCCGCATGCACTTCAAGAACCACGGCGGCAACCTCGGCAACTCGGGCAGCGTCGCCTTCCAGTTCCAGCGCATGGGCGTGTTCCGGCTCGCGCCGGAGGGCATCGACCAGGAGGCGCTCGAGCTCGAGCTCATCGACCACGGGCTCGAGGAGATGGGCGAGGGGACCGGCGAGAAGGGCGAGAAGCAGCTCGTCATCCGCTGCGCCTTCACCAGCTTCGGCCAGCTCCAGGCGGCGCTCGAGGAGCGGAAGCTCCCGGTCGTCTCGGCGGAGTCCGAGTACGTGCCGCAGACGCCGGTGCAGCTCCCGGACGATCAGGCGGCCGAGGTGCTGGAGCTCGTGGACGCCCTCGAGCAGGACGAGGACGTCCAGAAGGTCTCCCACAACCTCGCCTGA
- the msrB gene encoding peptide-methionine (R)-S-oxide reductase MsrB, giving the protein MTPEPTEKLVLSDEEWRARLTPEAYAVLRGHGTERAFTGCFVGTHEPGTYVCAGCANPLFRSGEKFESGTGWPSFTRPVAEGAVRERVDRSHGMIRTEVLCARCDGHLGHVFPDGPPPTGQRYCMNSAALRHVPE; this is encoded by the coding sequence ATGACCCCCGAGCCCACCGAGAAGCTGGTCCTGAGCGACGAGGAGTGGCGCGCCCGCCTCACGCCGGAGGCGTACGCCGTGCTGCGTGGCCACGGCACCGAGCGGGCCTTCACGGGCTGCTTCGTCGGCACGCACGAGCCGGGGACCTACGTCTGCGCCGGCTGCGCCAACCCGCTCTTCCGCTCCGGCGAGAAGTTCGAGTCGGGCACCGGCTGGCCGTCGTTCACGCGGCCGGTCGCGGAGGGCGCGGTGCGGGAGCGGGTGGACCGCTCGCACGGCATGATCCGCACCGAGGTGCTCTGCGCCCGCTGCGACGGGCACCTCGGCCACGTCTTCCCCGACGGGCCGCCCCCCACCGGCCAGCGCTACTGCATGAACTCCGCGGCGCTCCGGCACGTGCCGGAGTAG
- a CDS encoding peptide chain release factor 3 yields MNAQHEVGRRRTFAIISHPDAGKTTLTEKLLLYGGVIQLAGAVKAKRGRSSAVSDWMEMERERGISITTSVLQFPYRGLQLNLLDTPGHADFSEDTYRTLHAVDGAIMLLDSAKGVEAQTRKLFRVCKHRAIPIFTFVNKLDRPGRDPFDLIGEVESVLGIGVYPITWPVFRDGTFAGVYHRLAGRVYLFEALDPDAGKGVGAERPPVEVTGLEDPALAEALGERGYARLKQETELLELAGDGFDKERFLAGELSPMFFGSAVNNFGLEPFLESFCELMPPPGPRATDQGPVSPSQEEFSGFVFKIQANMDKAHRDRIAFVRLCSGRMVRGMKVRHVRSGRDLRLANPTQFLAGERSLVEESFAGDVVGVNDPGLFEIGDTLTGGSTFEFQGIPSFAPEHFARLEMVDPLKRKQFARGLEQLAQEGTVQLYRPPEGRAGDLVLGALGRLQFEVVKFRLEAEYGVQVRLGGAPWQLARWVSREDGAPVDLDRLHDAVEGMVVLDVRGRVVVLFDREWALQTANRLHPEYRFAETATGVVVRAA; encoded by the coding sequence ATGAACGCACAGCACGAGGTCGGCCGGCGGCGGACGTTCGCCATCATCTCGCACCCGGACGCCGGCAAGACCACCCTCACCGAGAAGCTCCTGCTCTACGGCGGCGTCATCCAGCTCGCCGGGGCGGTGAAGGCCAAGCGCGGCCGGAGCAGCGCCGTCTCCGACTGGATGGAGATGGAGCGCGAGCGCGGCATCTCCATCACCACGAGCGTGCTCCAGTTCCCGTACCGCGGGCTGCAGCTCAACCTGCTCGACACCCCGGGCCACGCCGACTTCAGCGAGGACACCTACCGCACGCTCCACGCGGTGGACGGCGCGATCATGCTCCTCGACTCCGCCAAGGGCGTCGAGGCGCAGACCCGCAAGCTCTTCCGGGTCTGCAAGCACCGGGCGATCCCGATCTTCACCTTCGTGAACAAGCTCGACCGGCCCGGGCGCGACCCCTTCGACCTCATCGGCGAGGTGGAGAGCGTGCTCGGGATCGGCGTCTACCCGATCACCTGGCCGGTGTTCCGCGACGGCACCTTCGCCGGCGTCTACCACCGGCTCGCCGGGCGCGTGTACCTGTTCGAGGCGCTCGACCCCGACGCGGGGAAGGGCGTGGGCGCGGAGCGGCCGCCCGTGGAGGTGACCGGGCTCGAGGACCCGGCGCTGGCCGAGGCGCTCGGCGAGCGCGGCTACGCCCGGCTCAAGCAGGAGACGGAGCTGCTCGAGCTCGCCGGCGACGGCTTCGACAAGGAGCGCTTCCTCGCCGGCGAGCTCTCGCCGATGTTCTTCGGCAGCGCGGTGAACAACTTCGGGCTCGAGCCGTTCCTCGAGTCCTTCTGCGAGCTCATGCCGCCGCCGGGGCCGCGCGCCACCGACCAGGGCCCGGTGAGCCCGTCGCAGGAGGAGTTCTCGGGGTTCGTCTTCAAGATCCAGGCGAACATGGACAAGGCCCACCGCGACCGGATCGCCTTCGTCCGGCTCTGCTCGGGCCGGATGGTGCGCGGGATGAAGGTGCGCCACGTCCGCTCCGGCCGCGACCTGCGGCTCGCCAACCCGACCCAGTTCCTGGCCGGCGAGCGGAGCCTGGTGGAGGAGTCCTTCGCCGGCGACGTGGTGGGCGTGAACGATCCCGGCCTGTTCGAGATCGGCGACACCCTCACCGGCGGCTCCACCTTCGAGTTCCAGGGCATCCCCAGCTTCGCGCCGGAGCACTTCGCCCGGCTGGAGATGGTCGATCCGCTGAAGCGCAAGCAGTTCGCCCGCGGGCTGGAGCAGCTCGCCCAGGAGGGCACCGTCCAGCTCTACCGGCCGCCCGAGGGGCGCGCCGGGGACCTCGTGCTCGGCGCCCTGGGCCGGCTCCAGTTCGAGGTGGTGAAGTTCCGCCTCGAGGCGGAGTACGGGGTCCAGGTGCGGCTCGGCGGGGCGCCCTGGCAGCTCGCCCGCTGGGTCTCGCGCGAGGACGGCGCCCCGGTGGACCTCGACCGGCTCCACGACGCGGTCGAGGGCATGGTGGTCCTCGACGTGCGCGGGCGGGTGGTGGTGCTGTTCGATCGCGAGTGGGCGCTGCAGACCGCCAACCGGCTCCACCCCGAGTACCGGTTCGCCGAGACGGCGACCGGTGTGGTGGTGCGGGCCGCCTGA
- a CDS encoding 6-phosphofructokinase codes for MAKKRIGILTGGGDVPGLNSIIKSVVYRACEHDCEVTGIRRGWEGLTHLDLSDPASKARYVLPLSRENTRTIDRTGGTFLHSSRTNPSKMKRLPKHLEGEAFPTTQVTKGGETNTVHDVSRAVLSNLEKLGIDQLIAIGGDDTLSYAARLHQLGAKVIAIPKTMDNDVRNTEYCIGFSTAMTRAMAAIERQRTTIGSHERIGVFRVFGRDAGFTALYAAWVSSIRCVIPEHKVKLEHLIELLQEDKRRNPSNYALVVLSEGAQWEGYHVQEYGEPDAYGHRKKASVAESLSDEIKKRTGEETIVSDLTYDLRSGDPDFIDKLIASIYGTMALDAVLAGQSGLMSALVEGRYDLVPIPDPKLGPRKVDVASMYDVNRLRPNYANKRGLPVFLNRL; via the coding sequence ATGGCGAAAAAGCGCATCGGAATCCTGACGGGCGGCGGCGACGTTCCCGGCCTCAACTCCATCATCAAGAGCGTGGTCTACCGGGCCTGCGAGCACGACTGCGAGGTGACCGGCATCCGCCGGGGATGGGAGGGGCTCACCCACCTCGACCTCTCCGACCCGGCGAGCAAGGCCCGCTACGTCCTCCCGCTCAGCCGGGAGAACACCCGGACCATCGACCGGACCGGCGGCACCTTCCTCCACTCGAGCCGCACCAACCCCTCCAAGATGAAGCGGCTGCCGAAGCACCTCGAGGGGGAGGCGTTCCCGACCACCCAGGTGACCAAGGGCGGCGAGACCAACACCGTGCACGACGTCAGCCGCGCGGTGCTCTCGAACCTCGAGAAGCTCGGCATCGATCAGCTCATCGCCATCGGCGGCGACGACACCCTGAGCTACGCGGCGCGGCTGCACCAGCTCGGCGCCAAGGTGATCGCGATCCCGAAGACGATGGACAACGACGTCCGCAACACCGAGTACTGCATCGGCTTCTCGACCGCGATGACGCGCGCCATGGCGGCCATCGAGCGGCAGCGGACCACCATCGGCTCGCACGAGCGGATCGGCGTGTTCCGCGTCTTCGGCCGGGACGCCGGCTTCACGGCGCTCTACGCGGCCTGGGTGAGCTCGATCCGCTGCGTCATCCCGGAGCACAAGGTGAAGCTCGAGCACCTCATCGAGCTCCTGCAGGAGGACAAGCGCCGCAACCCGAGCAACTACGCCCTGGTGGTCCTGAGCGAGGGGGCGCAGTGGGAGGGCTACCACGTGCAGGAGTACGGCGAGCCCGACGCCTACGGCCACCGCAAGAAGGCGAGCGTGGCCGAGTCGCTCAGCGACGAGATCAAGAAGCGCACCGGCGAGGAGACCATCGTCTCCGACCTCACCTATGACCTGCGCTCCGGCGACCCCGACTTCATCGACAAGCTCATCGCCTCCATCTACGGCACGATGGCGCTCGACGCGGTGCTGGCGGGGCAGAGCGGGCTCATGTCGGCGCTCGTCGAGGGCAGGTACGACCTCGTGCCCATCCCCGACCCCAAGCTCGGGCCTCGCAAGGTGGACGTGGCGAGCATGTACGACGTGAACCGGCTGCGGCCGAACTACGCCAACAAGCGCGGGCTGCCGGTCTTCTTGAACCGCCTGTAG
- a CDS encoding MFS transporter, giving the protein MAHDPYASLRFPEYRAFLASMATVFVATQVQSAVLGWQVYAITGDPLALGLVGLAEALPFLLLTLVGGWAADRFDRRALSLASLAAVGGSGAWLFALSLGAPRSALPFYGAQALAGLGRAFFRPASAALGTELVPREHYHNASSWRSSVFHVAMVLGPAAGGGLIAFGGPRVAYAVVCVLTLVGLGTLLLVSPRPRPAPAEAPGRIADELADGVRFVFDQPLLLGAMSLDLFAVLFGGAAALLPVFARDVLGVGEVGFGVLRAAPAVGSVVMSFALVRFGELRRAGRTLLWSVACFGLCWMAFAASRSYALSLALLALAGALDNVSVVLRSTLVQTFTPQEKMGRVSAVNSFFIGSSNELGAFESGLAAKLLGTVPSVLFGGAMTLVTVGAVAWRAPALRRLTRIAPP; this is encoded by the coding sequence GTGGCCCACGATCCCTACGCCTCGCTCCGCTTCCCCGAGTACCGCGCCTTCCTCGCCTCCATGGCGACGGTGTTCGTCGCCACCCAGGTCCAGAGCGCCGTCCTGGGCTGGCAGGTGTACGCGATCACCGGCGACCCGCTCGCGCTCGGGCTCGTCGGGCTCGCCGAGGCGCTCCCGTTCCTGCTCCTCACGCTGGTCGGCGGCTGGGCGGCGGATCGCTTCGATCGCCGCGCGCTCTCGCTCGCGAGCCTCGCCGCCGTGGGCGGGAGCGGCGCCTGGCTCTTCGCGCTCTCGCTCGGCGCGCCCCGGTCCGCCCTCCCCTTCTACGGCGCCCAGGCGCTGGCGGGGCTCGGCCGCGCCTTCTTCCGCCCCGCCTCGGCCGCGCTCGGGACCGAGCTCGTGCCGCGCGAGCACTACCACAACGCCTCGAGCTGGCGCTCCTCGGTGTTCCACGTCGCCATGGTGCTCGGCCCGGCCGCCGGCGGCGGGCTCATCGCCTTCGGCGGGCCGCGCGTCGCCTACGCCGTGGTCTGCGTCCTCACGCTCGTCGGGCTCGGCACGCTGCTGCTCGTGTCGCCGCGCCCGCGCCCGGCGCCGGCGGAGGCGCCGGGCCGGATCGCGGACGAGCTCGCCGACGGCGTCCGCTTCGTCTTCGACCAGCCCCTCCTGCTCGGGGCGATGAGCCTCGACCTCTTCGCCGTGCTCTTCGGCGGCGCCGCGGCGCTGCTGCCGGTGTTCGCGCGCGACGTGCTCGGCGTGGGCGAGGTCGGCTTCGGCGTGCTCCGCGCCGCCCCCGCCGTGGGCTCGGTGGTGATGTCCTTCGCGCTGGTGCGCTTCGGCGAGCTCCGGCGCGCCGGCCGCACCCTGCTCTGGAGCGTGGCCTGCTTCGGCCTCTGCTGGATGGCCTTCGCGGCCTCCCGCTCCTACGCGCTCTCGCTGGCCCTCCTCGCCCTCGCCGGCGCGCTCGACAACGTCTCGGTGGTGCTCCGCAGCACGCTCGTCCAGACCTTCACGCCGCAGGAGAAGATGGGCCGCGTCTCGGCCGTGAACAGCTTCTTCATCGGCTCGTCGAACGAGCTCGGCGCCTTCGAGAGCGGCCTCGCCGCGAAGCTGCTCGGCACCGTGCCCTCGGTGCTCTTCGGCGGGGCGATGACGCTCGTGACGGTGGGGGCGGTGGCCTGGCGCGCCCCGGCGCTGCGGCGGCTCACCCGGATCGCCCCCCCGTAG
- a CDS encoding YceI family protein produces MANATWDIDVSHSAIHFWVRHMIISKVHGRFAKWSGAVSLDPQDPTKGSVEVHIDAASIDTQVADRDAHLRSADFLDAASFPELTFRSKAVARDGEALRIVGDLTIRGVTREVTLQAEFAGTGKDPWGNERAGFSAKASLDRRDYGLTWNAALEAGGVLVGEKVEISIELEAIRKAGTVAA; encoded by the coding sequence ATGGCGAACGCTACCTGGGACATCGACGTCAGCCACTCGGCCATCCACTTCTGGGTCCGGCACATGATCATCTCGAAGGTGCACGGCCGGTTCGCGAAGTGGTCCGGCGCCGTGAGCCTCGACCCGCAGGACCCGACGAAGGGCTCGGTCGAGGTCCACATCGACGCCGCCTCCATCGACACGCAGGTGGCCGACCGCGACGCGCACCTGCGCTCGGCCGACTTCCTCGACGCGGCGAGCTTCCCGGAGCTCACCTTCCGCTCGAAGGCGGTCGCGCGGGACGGCGAGGCGCTCCGGATCGTGGGCGACCTCACCATCCGCGGCGTGACCCGCGAGGTGACCCTCCAGGCCGAGTTCGCCGGCACCGGCAAGGATCCCTGGGGCAACGAGCGGGCCGGCTTCTCCGCCAAGGCCTCGCTCGACCGGCGAGACTACGGCCTCACCTGGAACGCGGCGCTCGAGGCCGGCGGCGTGCTCGTCGGCGAGAAGGTGGAGATCAGCATCGAGCTCGAGGCGATCCGCAAGGCGGGCACGGTCGCGGCGTAG
- a CDS encoding sodium-dependent transporter, which translates to MPQQPSSRDAFASTLGAFAATVGSAVGLGNIWKFPFLTGSNGGAAFVLTYLLAVALVGVPVMAVEHAIGRRMRLNAVQAYARVVPRQPFWSLIGWGGLLAAVLIMAFYTDVAGWVFAYVLKSALAAAGGSPLTPDTFGRLASGTFEPLFWQVVVLVVTTGIIAAGVSKGIEKVTKTLMPLLFALLLVCDVRALTLPGASAGVSYLFRPDLTKITGTVLLSALGLAFFKLSLGMGTMTTYGSYIPDETKLAPNAIRVALADTLVSILAGLAIFPAVFAFGGQPAGGPGLLFNTIPLVFSKMPGGSLFTVVFFVLAAIATIGAMVSLIEVPVAFLVERGHLSRPAAAVATGLAMFALGTLATLSQSPVLEGVKPFGKSFFDLFDFLSSNVLLPVGGLAIAVVGGWLMKRAEFLGELDKGYAAEPWYDRAIYASIRYLAPGLILLILLNSLGVIRLA; encoded by the coding sequence ATGCCCCAGCAGCCCAGCTCTCGCGACGCCTTCGCCTCCACCCTCGGCGCCTTCGCCGCCACCGTCGGCTCCGCCGTCGGCCTCGGCAACATCTGGAAGTTCCCGTTCCTCACCGGCTCCAACGGCGGCGCCGCCTTCGTCCTCACCTACCTGCTCGCGGTGGCGCTCGTGGGAGTGCCGGTCATGGCGGTGGAGCACGCCATCGGGCGCCGCATGCGGCTCAACGCGGTGCAGGCCTACGCGCGCGTGGTCCCGCGACAGCCGTTCTGGTCGCTCATCGGCTGGGGCGGCCTCCTGGCGGCCGTGCTCATCATGGCCTTCTACACCGACGTGGCCGGCTGGGTGTTCGCCTACGTCCTCAAGTCCGCGCTGGCCGCGGCCGGCGGGAGCCCGCTCACCCCCGACACCTTCGGGCGGCTCGCGAGCGGCACCTTCGAGCCGCTCTTCTGGCAGGTGGTGGTGCTGGTGGTGACCACCGGGATCATCGCCGCCGGCGTCTCGAAGGGCATCGAGAAGGTCACGAAGACCCTCATGCCCCTGCTCTTCGCGCTCCTCCTCGTCTGCGACGTCCGCGCGCTCACGCTGCCCGGCGCCTCGGCCGGCGTCTCCTACCTGTTCCGGCCCGACCTCACCAAGATCACGGGCACGGTGCTCCTGTCGGCCCTCGGGCTCGCGTTCTTCAAGCTCTCGCTCGGCATGGGGACGATGACCACCTACGGCTCGTACATCCCCGACGAGACGAAGCTCGCGCCCAACGCCATCCGCGTCGCGCTCGCCGACACGCTGGTCTCGATCCTGGCCGGCCTCGCCATCTTCCCGGCCGTCTTCGCCTTCGGGGGCCAGCCCGCCGGCGGCCCGGGCCTCCTCTTCAACACCATCCCGCTCGTCTTCTCGAAGATGCCGGGCGGCAGCCTCTTCACCGTGGTCTTCTTCGTGCTCGCCGCCATCGCCACCATCGGCGCCATGGTGAGCCTCATCGAGGTGCCGGTGGCCTTCCTGGTGGAGCGCGGCCACCTCTCCCGCCCGGCGGCGGCGGTGGCGACCGGGCTCGCGATGTTCGCCCTCGGCACGCTCGCCACCCTCTCGCAGAGCCCGGTGCTCGAGGGCGTGAAGCCGTTTGGCAAGAGCTTCTTCGACCTGTTCGACTTCCTCTCCTCGAACGTGCTCCTGCCGGTCGGCGGCCTCGCCATCGCCGTGGTCGGCGGCTGGCTGATGAAGCGCGCCGAGTTCCTCGGCGAGCTCGACAAGGGCTACGCCGCCGAGCCCTGGTACGACCGCGCCATCTACGCCTCCATCCGCTACCTGGCGCCCGGCCTCATCCTGCTCATCCTCCTCAACAGCCTCGGGGTGATCCGGCTCGCCTAG